The nucleotide sequence AAGACCGTGTGGCACGGACCAATTCATTGATGTAGTCGACCAGTTTGTCTTCCACACGCACTTGTCCGCACAGCTGGATCGTCTGTTGGACCTCGCCCGGGTTGGTGACAACCTCGATTTCTTGCTCCAAGCGTTGGTTCAGATCGATTTGCCGACTGTGCATTCGCAAGATGTCAGCTTCTTCGGCGGCCGACGGATAATTCACCCGCAACTTGAACATGAAACGATCCAACTGGGCCTCGGGCAGGTTATACGTCCCTTCGCTTTCCAACGGGTTCTGCGTCGCCAAAACCAAGAACGGCCGGGGCACCACGTGGCTGGTCCCGTCCACGGTGACGCGGTATTCCTGCATGATTTCCAAAAGCGCCGCGTGTGTCTTGGCAGGCGACCGGTTGATTTCATCGGCCAGCAACAGCTGTGTGAAAATCGGCCCGGGGCGAAATCGGAATTCGTTGTTCTGCATGTCGAACACCGGCGCGCCGGTGATGTCCGACGGCATCAGGTCGGCGGTGAACTGCACACGCCCAAAATCGCATCCCAAAATACGGCCCAAGGTTCGCACGAACAACGTTTTGCCCAAACCGGGAACCGATTCGATCAAGACGTGGCCGCCCGAAAACAACGCGGTCAGTGTCCCCAGGACCAATTCATCTTGGCCCACGTACAGTTTGCTGACTTCGCGAGTGATCCGCTCGTACAGATCTTTGATTTGGATAAACCGTGGATCCGATTCAGACATGCTGTTTCTTGTTGTTCTGGTTCGCTTGTTCGACCGGCCCCGCTTGCGCAAGCTTGGCTTCCCCCAAGCTCGTTTCGCCATGAACGGTACGCTGATATTCGGCCAATCGGTCCAAAGCATAACCGTCTTGCGCCGTCTTGGTCATCAGGGCACTGACCGCATCCAAATGGTCGCCAAAATCGGTCATCGGTTTCTGTGGCATTCGTCTCGGGCGTCCAAAGATCGGCAGCAACGCCAGACAAGCGATGACGCCCAACAGGGTCGCGTGGATCGTGATCAGACTCAGCGGCCACGTCGACAACAATTGCATCCCCGCGATCACCGGCGGCCCGTCGGATGATTCACTGACAATGACGTCCGAGGTCTCGCTGACCAGCATTCCGACGCGTCCAGGTGCGGCATCACCATCGGAATCGATCGACGCCAACGCCTCGTCGACGATTTTGTACGCCAACTGGCGGTTCGATTCCGAAGTCATTGCAAAGTTGGTCAGCAGTGAACCGCCGGCGACCACGATGATCTTCGAATCCGCCCAGGCTCTTTTTTGTACCAGGCCGACCAAAGGGACGCCGTCTTGATTCTGAAGCAGCGGTTCAAACGATGTGTCCGAATCGATTTCGCCGGGGTCGTATGCTGTCGTCCAATACTGGCTGGACGGTCCGGTTGCCCCGATGTCGGTGTCGACGTTCTTGCGGATCTTGTCATGCACTTCGGCGTCGAAAGCATCCAGACGAAATTCAACACCCAGGCTGGCGCCTTCCGTGGCATCGATTCGTTTCGAATCGGAATCGCCCGCGGATTGCATTGTCAAATCCGCGGACCATGGCCCGGTCAATTCACGACACGGCAGATGACTTTCCAGTGCAAACGTTTGGAACCAGCCGTTGGATGGCAAATCACGCCGGTTCAGGCGCCATTCCAATCGTCGATTGGTCGCCTTGGCCAATTCGCGTCGATAGGTCAAGCGGTCCGCCGGGGCGCATAACCGACGCGTCTGTTGCCAGTATTCCACTTCGCTGCCGCTGTCGGGGATGACATACACCAGCGTGTGATTTCCTTTGCGCAACCACCGATTGAACCAGGTCGTTGCATCGGAGGGGATTTGAGACATCGTTTGTGGAATCCACACCAGCACATCATTTTCGCCGGTGCGTTGGCTCAAGCGATAAACTTTGCGAGCCGAGACGCCCTTGGACTCGATGGCGCTGCGAAAGCCGCCAAAACCATTGATGCTGTTGCCGCCGGAATATCCTTTGACCGGTCCATACGTCGTGTCGAAGTAGTCACAACCGGTCGACAGCACCAACAGCGCGGCAATCGCCCAAGACCAACGCGTCTGCGATCGACTCGGTGCGGAACGATTTGTTTTCGTCGCGCTCATGCCGCCGAAGCCCCCATTTGGTTCACCGACTGTTCCAAAGTTTGATTGTCCGCCCACAGCGTCTCGAACTCATCACGCCGAATCGAATGGCGGCCGAAGTAGGACCGTTCGAACGCCTCCACCGTCCGTCGCAACGAATCGGACACTTCCGGGGAATGCGCCGCGGCTTCACGCACATACCGCTTGTTCGTTTTGCCACGACTGAGTCGCAACAATCCGTGGCGATCCAGAAACAACAATTGATGACCGTACAGCATGACGATCGCGCGATCGTACTGACCTGCCAAGCGGAAACGGTCCGCCGCGGTTAACGGATCGGATCCCGCATGCTGCAGTTCGGCCGGCAATTCCTTGATCCGTTGCTGGACAAAATCATCATGCAACCGGGGTTGCTTCGATTGGTTGCCGACCGCCCATCGGGCTTCACTGTTTTTCAGTGCGTACAACACCGCAAGGATCACAAGAACGAAGAACACCGTGATCAGCACCCAACCGACGACCTGCGACGCTGTCCCGTTTCCGGTGGTGGTGGTCGGCGTGGTCGATGACGCTTGCTTGATTTTTTGTGCGTCTGGCAACCAACGACTGTTCCGATTGACCGTGTCTTGATCATCGCTTTCGACGTCGACCGGACGCAACGTTTGCGTTTCCGCGTCAAACCAAGCGGTGTCACGCAGCAGTGGATCATCGGCCACGGCGACCGCGGGACCCCAAACCGTCGCGGTTCCCTGTGCCATGCCGATTCCCCAAAGCAGGGCCAGGATCACAAGCCAAGGTTTCATCGCGTCGCCCCCGTTGAAATCACCGGCGCGTCGTCACCGAATTGGCGCAGCCGTTCGGCGCGAACCGACAGTTCGACTTCCCAGCCTTCCAATCGAATCCGCGTGTCCAAATAGTTCAGCAACCGGAAGAAGACGCTCCATCCGCCGACCAACCATAACGAGAGCGGGAACAAGACCATCAAGGCGAATTCGTCGTGTTGCCAGCGTCCGAACAAAAGTCCTCGGGCCGTGGTCAGCGAAAAATAAAACGCAACCGCCGCGACGCCGGCCCCCACCCCCACCGTCAACATGCGAGCGGTCAATTCGCCCGCCATCGGTCGATGCAACGCGGTCATCCGTCGTGAAAGGGTCACCACATTCGGATCCTTCGAACGTCGTGGGCATTGTTCCAACAACAGGATCTCCGGCAAAAAGGGTCGTGCCGAACGGAACGCCAACAGCACCAACCAAATCCCCAGATACAACAGCAGATCGACCGACGGGTCGGCCGCTTGTCCGATCCGAAACAGGCAAACGATCATGATCGGCAAGGGCAGACGGACGACGCCCAATGACAAAAACCAACGGAGAAAGTTTCGGTTGATTTCACGACGCACGTTTTGCCACGTCGGCTGTTTTTCAAAGACCGCTTGGCCCAGATAAAAAGTCGTCCAAACGCCCGCCGCCGGAACCTCTGCGACGACCAACAGCGTCATCCAAGCAACGTAGCGCCACATTTCCCCCGCGGCATCTTGGTCGGCGAAGGTGTATTGGGCTTCCTGCCACGGGATCCAGTACAGCAGCAATCCGTTGGCGATGATCCACGGCAATGCGCCCAGCGAAAAACCGACCAACAGGGCCGACGGATACCGACGCAACATCACCAATGCCAAGTCGGCGATTTCCGTTTGCAATCGCTTGCGTATCACGACATGTGTTTGGTCCAGTTCCATCGGCCGCTAATCCTGTTCACTGGCCAAAGTCTGGTCCGCGGCGGCGCGTGGGAATCCCAGCACCACGAAGTAAAAACTGATCAGCGCCGACGACGCGATCGCCCAGCCGGCCTTGAACAGGTAGGGCAGGGGGCTGGGGGAAATGAAACCTTCGGTGAAAGCCGCCAACACAAACAAGGTGACCGATGCGGTGATGATCGGAACCGAACGGGTGGCCGATCGCTTGATCGAATCCAAACGCGTCAAACCGCCGGTGGAAAACCAGCCGACGCCGATCCGCAAGCCGGCCGCGGCCGCCAACGCGATTGCCGTCAATTCAAAGGGACCGTGGGCGGTAACAAAGTGAAAAAAGTTGTCACTGCCGCCCACACCATCGCGTGCCATGTAGCCGAACGATGCACCCAGGATCACCGCGTTTTGTGCCAGCGTGAACAAGCAGGGAATGATCAAAATTCCCCAGGCAAAACACCGCAATCCGATGCCGGTGTTATGCATGATGTAAAACCCCGACATGCTGATGTAGTGATCCAGTGACGATGTTTGGTTGTCGACCGAAAACAGCGGTTGGTCATACATCTGTTCCATGGCTTCCAGTTGCTGGTTGCCGACCACGGCGTCGGCAAACCCGGGAAACCAGTCATCATTGGCACCCAACACCATCGACAAGGTGAACAACCCGAAAAACAACAGCGTTGCGACACGCACACAGGGGTCGGCAAAGATCTGCTGGGGCGCTTGGTAAAACAGAATGTCAAACCAAACCGACGGATCAAACCGATTGGATCGGTACAGTTGGCTGTGGGCACGCGCCACCAAACGGTGCAGGTAAGCCACCGTTCCCGGGGGCAAGTGATAGCTGTCGGCCAATGCCAAGTCGGCGCAAGCCGCACGGTACAGCGTGGCAAAACGCGATACGCCGGCCGCCCCCTGATGCTGGGCTTTGCTGGTCCGTCCGGTGCGACCACGCATTTCCATCGCGTCACACAGTTGTTCCAGTTCTTGCCATTGGATCCGGCGCTGTTCCAGAATCTTTGCAACGTTCATCCAGCCGGCTCCGATGCAGCATCCTGTGTGGCCACAGTTGGCGAAGGGGCCGATACGGGCGTCACCGAATCCGACACGGTGGCCGCAACCGGTGGCTCTTCGGCCGATTGATCCTTCGCCAGGGGACTGAATCCGTTCAACGCCGACAGATCCGCCGAATCATCGCCTTCGTTCCAAAGAAAGTTTCGATGGTACAACGCCAGCATCAAAAGATCAGGATCGATGTCGGGTCGAAAATCAAACTGGTCCATCAATGGCGTCGTTAGTTTTCGAGCGATTTCGCGTCGCCGTGCAGGGGTCAGGTATTGGCGGCGTTCCACGTACACGGCCAGCGTCCGCGACATGCTGCGACTGAACCGATAATCCGCCGGCAAGTACGACGCCAGCGCCGCGACGCGAGGGTCTTCGATCTTGCTGACCGGCAGTTCCCAGTTTCGTTCGTCGACGATCACCATCGTGCCGCATGCCAGGTCGCCCAACCGCTGCATGCGACGGGTGCACAACATCGTGACCAGACCGACGACTCCGACGGGCAAAAAAAAGATGGGCGGGATTTCTTCGTTGACGTCGTTCAAAACCACATAGGGTGCCAAATCCGCAATACGAATCAGATTGCGAAGCAACGCTTGGCGAAAGTCGATCGGCCCACCGTCGGTTCCGACCACGCGGATGCCGCACGCCCATTTGCCGATGGTTTTGCCATTGAAATAGCTCTCCATCAACGTTCCGTAGAAATTCGTGAACACGAAGTACAACAGAAACGTTGCCGCCAGCATGTACGCCTGCAACGCGGACATGCGAATCATCCCACCGACGATCCACATGCCCAGGATCACCGCTGCCATGATGATCCACCGCGCGATGACATCGATCAGATAGGCAGGCAACCGTCGGAACGGCCCCGCCAACTGATATTCGAACGCGATGTTCTCCGGCGTGACGACCGCAATCGTGGTGTCTAAAGCCGCGGCAGCGGGCATCGGCAACTTCGCGTGGACGGGAACGGATGGACGAACCTCAGTATACGAACCGGCGTCGCAGCATGACACCGATGCATCGGGGTGACGTCAAGGATCATCGATCCGTAGCGCCACGACCA is from Crateriforma conspicua and encodes:
- a CDS encoding DUF4350 domain-containing protein: MSATKTNRSAPSRSQTRWSWAIAALLVLSTGCDYFDTTYGPVKGYSGGNSINGFGGFRSAIESKGVSARKVYRLSQRTGENDVLVWIPQTMSQIPSDATTWFNRWLRKGNHTLVYVIPDSGSEVEYWQQTRRLCAPADRLTYRRELAKATNRRLEWRLNRRDLPSNGWFQTFALESHLPCRELTGPWSADLTMQSAGDSDSKRIDATEGASLGVEFRLDAFDAEVHDKIRKNVDTDIGATGPSSQYWTTAYDPGEIDSDTSFEPLLQNQDGVPLVGLVQKRAWADSKIIVVAGGSLLTNFAMTSESNRQLAYKIVDEALASIDSDGDAAPGRVGMLVSETSDVIVSESSDGPPVIAGMQLLSTWPLSLITIHATLLGVIACLALLPIFGRPRRMPQKPMTDFGDHLDAVSALMTKTAQDGYALDRLAEYQRTVHGETSLGEAKLAQAGPVEQANQNNKKQHV
- a CDS encoding AAA family ATPase: MSESDPRFIQIKDLYERITREVSKLYVGQDELVLGTLTALFSGGHVLIESVPGLGKTLFVRTLGRILGCDFGRVQFTADLMPSDITGAPVFDMQNNEFRFRPGPIFTQLLLADEINRSPAKTHAALLEIMQEYRVTVDGTSHVVPRPFLVLATQNPLESEGTYNLPEAQLDRFMFKLRVNYPSAAEEADILRMHSRQIDLNQRLEQEIEVVTNPGEVQQTIQLCGQVRVEDKLVDYINELVRATRSWPAFHIGASPRAGLSLMQAARTLAALAGRDFAVPDDVAEVILPTLRHRVQLTAEAEIEGRTTDEELQAMTRGIEVPRD
- a CDS encoding stage II sporulation protein M, with the translated sequence MNVAKILEQRRIQWQELEQLCDAMEMRGRTGRTSKAQHQGAAGVSRFATLYRAACADLALADSYHLPPGTVAYLHRLVARAHSQLYRSNRFDPSVWFDILFYQAPQQIFADPCVRVATLLFFGLFTLSMVLGANDDWFPGFADAVVGNQQLEAMEQMYDQPLFSVDNQTSSLDHYISMSGFYIMHNTGIGLRCFAWGILIIPCLFTLAQNAVILGASFGYMARDGVGGSDNFFHFVTAHGPFELTAIALAAAAGLRIGVGWFSTGGLTRLDSIKRSATRSVPIITASVTLFVLAAFTEGFISPSPLPYLFKAGWAIASSALISFYFVVLGFPRAAADQTLASEQD
- a CDS encoding DUF4129 domain-containing protein encodes the protein MKPWLVILALLWGIGMAQGTATVWGPAVAVADDPLLRDTAWFDAETQTLRPVDVESDDQDTVNRNSRWLPDAQKIKQASSTTPTTTTGNGTASQVVGWVLITVFFVLVILAVLYALKNSEARWAVGNQSKQPRLHDDFVQQRIKELPAELQHAGSDPLTAADRFRLAGQYDRAIVMLYGHQLLFLDRHGLLRLSRGKTNKRYVREAAAHSPEVSDSLRRTVEAFERSYFGRHSIRRDEFETLWADNQTLEQSVNQMGASAA
- a CDS encoding RDD family protein → MPAAAALDTTIAVVTPENIAFEYQLAGPFRRLPAYLIDVIARWIIMAAVILGMWIVGGMIRMSALQAYMLAATFLLYFVFTNFYGTLMESYFNGKTIGKWACGIRVVGTDGGPIDFRQALLRNLIRIADLAPYVVLNDVNEEIPPIFFLPVGVVGLVTMLCTRRMQRLGDLACGTMVIVDERNWELPVSKIEDPRVAALASYLPADYRFSRSMSRTLAVYVERRQYLTPARRREIARKLTTPLMDQFDFRPDIDPDLLMLALYHRNFLWNEGDDSADLSALNGFSPLAKDQSAEEPPVAATVSDSVTPVSAPSPTVATQDAASEPAG